The nucleotide sequence GGAGCTAAATTAAGGTAATTCAACAGCATACCTGAACGTGCTGGGCAATCAATGTAGGAGTGACAGCGCTGGAGCTAGGAAAGACCACCGTGTTCAGAACGCCAGGGTTACTTTTATCCGGAGGAGGACTACTCCGGGCAATGAGGAACGTGGCCGGCAGTTCCAGATCCTTTGGCTTCTTGGGTTTTGGTGGCTGAAGGTTGCTTGTGTTTTCTAACTGCCCCTGATTGGGACTTGCCGCCTGTAAGTCATCATCGGCAGGTTTCGCTTCAAGAATGACGCACTCCAAATCCTCTATCGCCTCCATCTTCACCTTGAAGTCCCCCAGGTGGAGTAGCTCCCCGTACGATTCCATCGGAGGATCACCGCcaacctgctgctgctcctcttgacGCTTCACCTCCGGCTCAGACTCCGGCTCCTGGGGAAACCTCCCGGCCAGCTGGACTTTCCCCTCCAGGTCGGGCGTCTCCGTGCTTCCAGGAGAGCCGCTGGCCGTCCCCGGGGGTCGGTTGGTGCTGCCCTGCAGCGACTGGATGGTGAAAGTCGAGTAAAGCCCGGAGCGCATGTACTCATTCCGGGCCGAGATCCTGGTCGTGGGCTTCAGCTGCCTTTGCAAAGAAAGGCCGTCATCCTTCGGCCTGCTTATTGCCCAGTCACTCTCGGCGATATCATATCTGTCCGACGCCATCACGAGACTGTCAGGCAGGGACACAAACTTATAGACGAACTTCTGCCCGTTCACCTTCTTGATTATGTTCTAGAAAATAAGAAGTTTTTGTCACAGAATAAAATTACAAGAGACAacaggggtagatcttgactttcgGGCGATGGTAAATCGGCAGTCTGTTTTACATCTCCCTTGATTTTTTATTTTGgagatgaaaatcgggagagatatagAACAGGCTGCCAACCGGCTATCACCCGTTtcgcactatcgcacaaagtcaaagttACCCCCCAATTTGTTgctctgcctcaccaccacctctctcgacccctccactgcctctgatttgtcacactacttgaccgacatccagtattggacgaGCAGACGTTTCCGCCAACTAAACATTcgttccccgccacaaactcccttccctagccaccgactccgtcccttTCCCTGGCCGCTGtcggaggctgaaccagactgttcgcaatcttggcctcctatttgaccccgagctgagcttctgaccccgtatcctctcatagaatcatagaatggtgacagcacagaaggaggcaattcggctcatcgagctcgtgccggttctttgtaagagcaatccagttagtcccattcccccgctttttccctgtagccctgcaattttttcccttcaaatatttatccaattcctttttgaaaaccatgattgaatctgcctccaccacctttttcaggcagcgcattccagatcataaagacTCACagcgtgaaaaagtttttcctcatgtcgcctttggttcttttaccagtcaccttaattctgtttcctctggttcttgacccttccgccaatgggaacagtttctctttatttattttacctaaacccttcatgatttttgatcaaatctcccctcaaccttctctgctctaaggagaacaaccccagcttctccagtctatccacgtaactgaagtccctcatccctgaaaccattctagtaaatcttttctgcaccctctccaaggccttcacacccttcctaaaatgcggtgcccagaattggacataatactccagttgtggctgaaccagtgttttataaaggctctccatcaccaagtccacccacttccacctccataaaatcgcccgtctccgcccctgcctctgctcatctgctgctgaaaccctcatccatgcctttgttacctctagacttgactattccaatgctctcctggccggcctcccaccttgcaccctccgtaaacgtgagcacatcgaaaactctgctgcctgtatcctaactcgcaccaagtcccgttcacccatcacccctgtgctcactcacctacactggctcccggcctgggaacgccttgattttaaaattctcatcctttcaaattcctccgtggcctcgcccttccctatctctgtaaattcctccagccttacaaccctccaagatccctgcactcctccaattcttgcctcttgcaattttcttcgctccaccactggcggccgtgacttcagctgcctgggctctaagctctgcaattccctccctaaacctctccgcctctctacctctctctcctcctttaagatgctccttaaaacctacctctttgaccaagcttttggtcacctgtcctaatatctccttatatggcttggtgtcaaatttggtttaataatcgctcctgtgaagcatcttgggacgttttactacgttaaaggcgctatataaatgcaagttgttgttgtttaaagtTAGTTTTTAGTCCCAATTTTTCTCCCAAGGGCTGTGAGCCTTGCCATGGGACAGCTCCATGGGTGCTGACTGCCCTCTGTTATCTCACCGAGTGGCACTCTTCGTCCGTAAGCTTTACCTAGTTCTACATGGAGGAAATCGCAGCTCAGCCCCATCCTGGGCTCACCCGATGTCCACTCAGGTTCACttaccagcagaggtcactgtttagtgatcaggagcaggatccctgaCTTggatttcttccccctccctgacccagggCACCACGGCCAATTTCAATGTCGGGACAAGCTGCCTcggctgggatcagctaactcagcacatttcaggaattgaacctgggatctttctgtgctgcAAGGCTCATTCTGGGCGGCTCATGTAACAGCTGAAGCACAGGAGCAGCCCGAATACCGGGATTTCACAGGGATGAATGAATGCCATACAAATAAGGGAAGGAAAGGTGGGGAACGAGAAAGTGACTCAGAGAGAACATGTAGCCAAGGTTAGTTTTCTGGAAGGATATTGTCAAATAGGGCAATATAGGGAGCATGAAACAGAACAAGGAGGACAGGTACATGCTCTGGAGGAATGGGACAGCCAACAGCAAGATCATTATGTGACATGCATGGGCCATTGTAGAAGCAGCCTTTCTAGGCTAATGGGATGGGTCTGTCCCAACCAAGTGTAACTATTGTATTCTTTGCTATTCAGCAAAATGTCTCAAATTAATTACTGACATACATTGTTCACTGTGTTCCCACTCGTGTACACACGGGGAAATGAATGTAAAGAATACTGCGACCCTGATTCACTGATAAAACCAGGTAGCTCACGTGGTCaagtccacttgcctggatgggagcaattgcatcaacactcaagaagctcgacaccatccaggacaaagcagcccgcttgatcggcagcccagccaccaccctaaacattcactccctccaccaccggcgcactgcagGTGCAGTGCGTATTATCcacaggatccactgcagcaactcaccaaggcttccttgacagcacctcccaaacccgcgaactccacCACCttgtaggacaagggcagcaggtgcatgggaacaacaccacctccgagtcacacaccatcccgacttgggcatatatcgcctttccttcaccatcgctgggtcaaaatcctggaactcccttcctaacagcactgtgggagaaccgtcaccacacggactgtggtggttcaagaagacggctcatcacaaccttctcaagggaaactagggatgggcaataaatgatggcgatgcccacatccctgagaattaattttttaaaaatgtggggaAAACACACGCAAAATGAATGCGCTGAATATCCAgtctctgtgctgtaacattctgtgattctatgattatctgcTATGTCTGTGTCTGCTTTAAGCGACACCAACTATAAATGCCGATTGCTCTCACCTTGTCGTAATAATACCTAAGCGCCCGGCTCAGCTTGTCGTAGTTCATGTTGGTTTTATTCTTGCGCATGCCCCACAGTCGGGCCACCTCCTCCGCGTTGCGTAGCTTGAACTCCCCGTCCTTGGACGTCCAGCAGATGAGGTCGTTCTTGTTCTCGTCCAAGAGCTGCCGTAGAAATTGCCACAAAGTTATCGAGTTGTCCATCGCTGAGCTGCAGGGGAGACCCAGGCGGTGAAACCAGCAATTCTACATGAGCTATAATATAatgataaaaaaaatattaattaaatCTGTGCTAACTCCCTGTCtacaaataaaaaaacagaaactgctggaaatactcagcaggtcaggcggcatctgtggagaaagaaacagggttaacatttcaggtcgacgtCCTGTcggcagaactggaagaaattgaagaATAAACAGTTATTTAAGAAAGTACAGAGTcacggggggggagtggggagaaacaggaggggaggaaagaacaaaaggggaggtctctgatagggtagagggcaggagtgattaaatgacaaaggggatgatggtgcaaggttaGTATGGCCccttgttttcatttcagatttccagcatccgcaggtcTACATGGAATCAAAAACAATGTCCTTGCTTCCGGTTACATTTTGGTCACCCTTTTGCGTCAGTTTAttctcattataaattcctttgtccacattTATCCATCCACTCCCTCATATTCTCTCTTACCTGCCCCCACTCCCCCTACTGTTGAGAGGCAAAGCCACCAAGGGCATGGTGTAAAAGATAATAATTTGTAACAGTGGTGACCATCCAAGGGAGCATTAGGTCCATCTCTGATCACAATATACCCTGCTCTGTGTATAAACTGGGTAAACTGACTTGCAGAAGATTTTGCCAAAAGAACACTGCCTCTCTAAAAATACTCCACCATTTCCATTAGCAATGAagggtcatttttttttttgcagttggcCCCCCTCACACTATGCACACAGCCCCCACTTTCCCCCTATATAGATTGATGACAAATATCGACTGTACCTATGAAATCTATCGTAGATAGATATCGTAAGCTGTAGCACGCTACCACCCTCACGTTTTGACCTGTGCCACCTCAGATCCATCAAATGCATCCAACAGCAGGATCACATCACCAACTGCGAGGTCGTGAAACGTGGAGAAGCAAACAGCGTTGGGCCAATGCTGATAAGAGCACAGTTCTGTTGGGCGTTGTTTGAAGCAAGGCAGCAGAACTTGCCAAGCATGCCCTGCAGCGCTCGCTGAATCGTGGCATGTTTCGTGAGGGATGGAGATAGGAACGTGCTTTAAGGACGTATTGAATTCACACAAACAACTGGGAGGTACCTGCAGCAGCCCGAGCAAGGTGGCTTTCAAAGTGGACAACTTTGAAGTGCAGAAACGTCAACAGCATTGGTACTATAACAGCATCAATGGCACCAGGAACCAACTAACCAAAAGAGGGAGTTGGCACACGCGCACTGCAGGAAGCTCTGTGTTTCATGACCGTCCTACACAGCCATGAGTGGGTCCACAGAGTACGACTAACTTTTGACCAGCCATCTTCATAATGGCAGGCCTACTGATCATCTGTCAATTACTAGGCCTAAGACAGGCTGAACAGCTGTGCTGCAGGGAGAGGAGCTGACTCACAGTGTTACCATTACCGTGGTTACTGTAAACacgaggtggggggggaaaaagaaaaaaaaaacaagctttaAGAAGGTTCCAATGGGATAACCCCTGGTGCATGCAAAGTTCTACCTGTGACTAACAACCAGATAACAAACCCACATTCACACCCTTTACCCAGTTTCGGTCAGTGCCTTTTACAGCTTTCA is from Heptranchias perlo isolate sHepPer1 chromosome 17, sHepPer1.hap1, whole genome shotgun sequence and encodes:
- the LOC137334026 gene encoding ETS domain-containing protein Elk-1-like, whose protein sequence is MDNSITLWQFLRQLLDENKNDLICWTSKDGEFKLRNAEEVARLWGMRKNKTNMNYDKLSRALRYYYDKNIIKKVNGQKFVYKFVSLPDSLVMASDRYDIAESDWAISRPKDDGLSLQRQLKPTTRISARNEYMRSGLYSTFTIQSLQGSTNRPPGTASGSPGSTETPDLEGKVQLAGRFPQEPESEPEVKRQEEQQQVGGDPPMESYGELLHLGDFKVKMEAIEDLECVILEAKPADDDLQAASPNQGQLENTSNLQPPKPKKPKDLELPATFLIARSSPPPDKSNPGVLNTVVFPSSSAVTPTLIAQHVQTPIMLTPNTLPSTIHFWSTLSPIAPMSPAKLSFQFPSAGNTQIHIPVASMDGLSTPVLPSPALQKP